Within the Anas acuta chromosome 23, bAnaAcu1.1, whole genome shotgun sequence genome, the region AGCAGGACTCAGCTGCAGCCATTGGGCTCACCTGCCTGGCTCTTCTCTCCTTCTGGAGCCATGAACACCGAGacataaaacaattttcttagAAATAAGATGTTATTGAAAAGAATCCGTTCTAGTAACAGTGCCACGAGCTCACAGTCcctgcctccccttcccctctctttccccagcattttctgcctgtgctgctaTCCCTTCCAACcgttgtttcatttttttttccgcTTCAAGAGCTTCTAAAATTACAAGCCAGAACTTGTCCTTAGAACAAGGCCCAGGAGGGCTCTCCAGCTGTCTTGTCTCCCTGACTACATTAGTACCCTGCGCCTCAGAACTGACCCCAGCACGCCTTCAGCAAATACTACAATTGCTGGACCTGTTAGTATTCCTACAGACCGCCGTGCCCTCAATTCCCCGTTCCAGCCTTCTGATGCCCTCACTGTCCTGGCAGGTCACATACACAGCTCTTCCGAAAAACAAGAGGCAGTTTTACCTGGGAGTTAAGCTAAGAGAAACACTGACTGACCAGCGTAAACACCAAACACATTCTGTTCACATCTTCGCCTTCCCTACCCAGCCATACCTTTAAACTCCTGCTCCTCGCTTCGTTCCTACCTCTgtctgtcccctgccagctcacacacacacacccacgCTCTTGTCCTGCCctctttctgtaaagaaaggGCTCTGAAGCTTCACTGTTTGAAAAGCACATGGGGATCCTAGGGCAAAAGGCACAAAAAGGCAGTGGCTGGACACTCCACGATCCTTCCTCAGCCCATTAAGAAGCAGTAAGTAGATGCTGGTTGCTGGTGCAGATACTGCCCGAACAGCAGCTGTCAAAGTTCATTAGTTTACGAAGATGAACAGGTCATTGGGCATACTTTTTGGCAAGGAAAAACCATCAGACGTGTGATTTGCAAGCTTCAAAGTGAGGGGACAGCTTCCCATTGCCAGCCTTATTCCACACACCAGATGGTCAAGAGAATTAGATGCCCTGGCCTGGCACCGGAGAGCATGATGTGAACTGGCTTTTGGGGACTCCCAAACACAGGTGGGTTATGAAGCTAGCCGCTGGGAGGCCAGGAAGTAATGAAGATCATGAAGTGAACAGTCATGTTGTGTAATGGCACTTGATGTGGACACTTTAAGACTGAATTTCACGCCAAAGTGATTCTACAAGTCATCAGACAACGCTCTAATGTCACGGCATTAACTAAAACAGAAGGAGGGCAAGACGGGAAGGGTGTGAGGGATGTTTTTGTCATGGACCAGCTAGCCCAGATTTCCCACGTAACATCAACTGCTTGGTCACCTTCCCTTTTGCCTGACTGCTTTTTCTGCCCCGTTCTCCATTCCAAGACAACGAATTCGTACCTGAATGGGACTTCCTCCTCTGGGAACTCCATGTAATACCGGATAAAGAATCGCTCCGAGTCCTCTCGCTCCCCATCTGCAACAATGCTCCCATTGAGCTTGACGATGGATGGCAACCTGCTTGCAGACACCGAGAAATACGGTCAGAAAGGTGGGAAACCCAGACAGGGTGACCAACAGGACTGTCTCCTCCAAAAGCTACGAGCTGCAATGTTATCATCAGGAGAATCCTGCCACGAAGCCTCGTCTCCCTCGAGAAGGAGAGAGGGTGAATGCCACGCAGCTTCCAAGCACATTCAAAACCAAGCATTACCATTTCCATTTCACCACATGAATGTAtgatgtgtatgtgtgtgcatgacAGTCAAATCCTTCTCTGGGTAGTTGAGAGGTTAAGCTACAGATTTCcactcctctctttctttctaaaacagcaaaaaccagCTCCAGTCTTTCTGAGTGGTGATTTCATACAAAAGCCCATCTCCTAACAGCCTCTTCCTCCAATTAGGAGCTCCCAGCCACTCATTGTCATGAAACACGTCTTGGagcagaataaacaaacaacagacCTGGCTATTAGCAGCTTCCTGCGTTCCTCCGTGGTGTAGGACTGCAGCAAAGGAATTCCTAGTAATTTCACTTCCTCAAGCTTGGGAAAAGAATTTAACTTGTCGATGTCTTCCCAGCAATGCAGACCTGCTTGGAAGAGAAGATTTGCTTAAACACTCAGAGGTAATGAATTATGTATCCGAGACTATCAGACACAGACAAACAACATATGTTACAAGCAATTGTCAACTGAAGTTTCTTTGAGAAGTCAGGTTTTCAGCGTGTCATGAGCAAAAAGACCTCCTTCATTTGCTTGCAAGATGCAGTAGTTTGAATTCTCTCGTGCTGCTGTACAAGTCTGGATAGATGATCTGTATGGGTGACTTGGGAGCTTAGCTTTTACACACCATCCAGCTTCATCCATGCAGtaaagaaaataccaaaaaaaagcCACTCCACCTTTtggctaaaacaaacaaacaaacaaacacagaggtCTCGTTTAAGATAAACCTGTCAGAAAATGATAAACTCAAGCCCAAACCGTGCATCACTGAGCAGCTCAGAAGAAGGAGCTCTTCtcagagcagaaacaaaattcTTATCAGCCACAGGGCTCTTGTAGGTGGGACAAAGCCACTGCAGAGAAATGGCCACATCTGAAGGAGAAACTGATGTCGCCAACAGGCAAATCTCCTCATCCCTTTGTGACCCTGTTCTGCTACAACgtcagtataaaaaaaaaaaagcattatcatTAGCTCATTCCTGATCTCCACTAAGCTAAAAGGGTCTGCTAAGAGGTGCCAGTTTCAAGAGGGCATATCCTTTTGTGTTTCAGATGACAGAATTTTGGAGTGCTGCagctttctgtaaaaaaaaatgcacacacaggCAGAAATAACAAATACTCAATCAGCATCTGTACCAATGTCCTTTATGCTATTTCAAGGAGTGAAGAATAACAAAAGGGAGGAGTCCAAAAGCACCTGCATCGATACTTGGTGCACTAACTTGTTTTGTAGCACGTTCGCATCCACTAACttgccatctgatgtctttCTGATCAccattaattgtttttattcagttGCTTGGGTTGCTTCCTCGGGTGCTGAGACAATTTTAAAAGGATCGCTGCTCAGGACCTCTCCCTACTCAGCATTATTCTCTGCTTTGTTGTTTCTGGTCTCTACTCAACAGTTCCCTAACCACCAAAATGCAATGCAGAACCCCGGGTTCTTAAAGAACTGGCATCAAAATTGCAAAACTACTTATCATGGGAGCACTTGCTCCTCAGTGCCACGGTGCTTTCAAATCCAGTTTAAcaagcttttcttcctctggttAGCTTTAAGCCTTTTTTATATGGATTCTTTGATGCTTACATTGCAGAGCACGCTAACAAAGTACTTTCTACCTAGGTGAACACTGAACTGTCAGTTGCACTGCATATAAAGCTGTAGAGAACAAAAGGTGATGATGCATTAAGTACTTCTGAAGCAGAGCTTGTGGCGTACGTGCCACCTCACAAGTGCATCACAGCCTTGATGCAGCTTCCCTTGTCCGAGCACAGGGTGCGCTGCCCAATACACCGATTCCTTATTCTCCTTCTGGAGCATCAGTTGGAAAATCTCTGGGGCTGAAGTGTCAAGTCACCTCAAGTGTCAAGTCACAACTTGTGGTGAGCTTCCAATAACTGAGCGTGGCTGACGGACAGCTTTGGCTGATGTATGCTTGGTCCTTACGTGTCACGTACCTACACGTGTGCTCATTTCACCCAAGATAAAACACAGATTGAACAGCAAATGGGATTCTCTCATCCACTGCACCATCAGGCACTTATTTACCTTTCCTCCAGCCAGAATCTCCTGGGGCAGGGACAGGAAATGGAAGGAAACTACTAAGGAAAAAAGCTCTGTGCCAGCTCAGTTTGAATAACTACCAGTCCACCTTGCTCTGACTCATCGTTTAGGTCATGACTAACTACCAAAAGCAGCAGGTAAAGCCAACAGAAATGAGCAAGTGgatttcttgcttgttttcctttcctaacGCTGCATTCCTCAGGTCAGTGCACTTCAGTGCATCTGCCAGGGAAGACTGGGCTGAAGGTAACTGGGCATTTTCATCTCAGCTCCAGCAACAGGCACTTCAATCAGCACCAAGTGTGTTTTTCACCTACTTGGGAGGAAATATCCTGATCTGCCATCACTTCCACCGAGAACAACAGGTGTACCAGTTCCAGGCACTCACCCGATTTGTGCAAATTGATGGATCGCAAGTTGGGGAACAGCCTTGCTAGGGAATCTTCTGTCTCTTCAATGGTTGTGAGGTTGTTGTTAGCCAGAATAAGCGTGTCCAGTGATGGAAACATAATCCCCAATTTTCGAATTTCAGTCCAGTCTTGAAGATTATTGTCAGTTATGTGGAGTAATTTGAGAGACTGACAGCAAACCGGAGAACAAGACACTGTTTCATAGTCATTAAGGCACAGGAAGAGCTCCTCCAAGCTGCAAAGGGGAAGAAGGATCGTATCAGCACCTTAGCATACCTTTTGAGATGATTATCATCTCAGGTAGAGGGACATGCATGTGTGATTTTAACACAACTTTCTTTAACGGCTCCTACATGACCTGAAACCTCAGGGCAGAGAGGACCCCTCACCCCTCCAAATGGAGTATTTCAACTacatctctgctctgctcctatCCATAAGCTTCCTCCACAGATGAAAAACCTCTCTACATGTCCTCCTGGCCCACCAAATACTTTTATTGGTATTACTTGTGTAACAGATGATTTGGGAGGCTGTTCCACATTTGTGGCCAACGAGCCACCAACCCAGCTCCATTAGCGACTGGTACCTACACCCAGTGCTCAccacttcattttaaaaggtgCTTTCATACAATATAGATGAGACTTTTTTACCCACGTGACTGGTTCTGCCAAAGGCTCCcattcaagaaagaaaaaataggtcTCACTAACTTTTCAGACAACTAAACTGCCTCCCTTAATCCCAGTTAAGCATCTGCTGGCCACGGGGGATGTGCTGCTGCCATCATCTCCCCTTACAAAGCTGTAAGAAGAGGAATCTGATATCAAACTAAAGCCACCGAGGACGTCTGGCGAAGCTGACTGCCATTGCTAAGGTGGACCGTGGCCAAACCACAGAAACGAACACATTTGCACAGCAAAGCACGATGAAATATTACTTGACAAGTGGCCAGACCCTCGGATTTCCATCCCATTCAAAAGCCATTAGCACAGGTATGCGCTGCACCATTCATTCTGCAGCGACTCACAAGCAAGTGTCACCTCCTCCAGTGTCAGCATCATTAGCAATCTCTCAACACCAGTCTTTAATTTCGGAGAAGAAGCCTTGGTGGGCTTTGCAGCACTGCACAAGTTCAGCATTTATGACAGTGTAAAGTGTTCCCCTGGCCCGTTCCCAAGCTCccaaagaaattctgttttattagcCATCACGCTTGCTTCCTCACACCCTTCTCCACGAGATTTGATGACACAGCCTCGACCTGCGTGCAGTGAGTGCCCCTTTCCAGGCCCAGCTCCCCGTGCTTACTCTGGTAATTCCTGCAGGATTGTGTGGACTGTTTCCCACGAAGCTTTGCTGTTGTTGAGCACAAGCTTGCGAACACCAGCGAAAGACCCAGCACACCTTCTCTCTAAAACGGACAAACTGAGAGGGTTGGAACTCAAGTTTAGAAACTCCAAGTGGGGGACGTTGGACACAATTTTACTGACCTAagtggggagggaagaaaaaaaaaaagagaaagaaagaaattcataTCAGGCAGTAATTGGACCTCGAGCAATAATGTCCCATCTCCAAAAGGGGGCCCTCTGGAATGACCACGAGTCAAGGAAATTGTATGGGGGCGGGGGAGAGAAATAAGGCTTTTGGATAACTACCTGCAATTCATACTCCAGCTATTCACTGATCTAAATTGATTGGTTAATTGTTCATTCACCTCAGCAGTTCATTTAATTACACTCTCGGAGCAGCTTGATAAGAGAAAGCAAGTCTCTTGGGAGCGGCCATAAAATCCACCTGGG harbors:
- the TBCEL gene encoding tubulin-specific chaperone cofactor E-like protein isoform X3 translates to MLSYRLNLPSVLVLNSCGITCAGDENEIAAFCAHVSELDLSDNKLEDWHEVSKIVSNVPHLEFLNLSSNPLSLSVLERRCAGSFAGVRKLVLNNSKASWETVHTILQELPDLEELFLCLNDYETVSCSPVCCQSLKLLHITDNNLQDWTEIRKLGIMFPSLDTLILANNNLTTIEETEDSLARLFPNLRSINLHKSGLHCWEDIDKLNSFPKLEEVKLLGIPLLQSYTTEERRKLLIARLPSIVKLNGSIVADGEREDSERFFIRYYMEFPEEEVPFRYHELVTKYGKLEPLAVVDLRPQSSAKVEVHFQDKVEEMSIRLDQTVAELKKHLKTVVQLSTSNMLLFYLDQEAPFGPEEMKYSSRALHSYGIRDGDKIYVEPRMK
- the TBCEL gene encoding tubulin-specific chaperone cofactor E-like protein isoform X2 encodes the protein MDQPSGRSFMQVLCEKYSPENFPYRRGPGMGVHVPATPQGSPMKDRLNLPSVLVLNSCGITCAGDENEIAAFCAHVSELDLSDNKLEDWHEVSKIVSNVPHLEFLNLSSNPLSLSVLERRCAGSFAGVRKLVLNNSKASWETVHTILQELPDLEELFLCLNDYETVSCSPVCCQSLKLLHITDNNLQDWTEIRKLGIMFPSLDTLILANNNLTTIEETEDSLARLFPNLRSINLHKSGLHCWEDIDKLNSFPKLEEVKLLGIPLLQSYTTEERRKLLIARLPSIVKLNGSIVADGEREDSERFFIRYYMEFPEEEVPFRYHELVTKYGKLEPLAVVDLRPQSSAKVEVHFQDKVEEMSIRLDQTVAELKKHLKTVVQLSTSNMLLFYLDQEAPFGPEEMKYSSRALHSYGIRDGDKIYVEPRMK